In one Niveibacterium umoris genomic region, the following are encoded:
- a CDS encoding GNAT family N-acetyltransferase: MSETRIRLRRMTLLDAPAVAALATELGYPSDAARVIARADEVLKREDHAAFVATLGDAVLGWGHAYVCYLIESEPYVEIGGLVVSTHARGAGVGTKLVEAIAGWARTQGVDALRVRSQIKREAAHAFYRKRGFVERKTQLTFVRPLAKHD, encoded by the coding sequence ATGAGCGAAACACGCATCCGTCTGCGCCGGATGACCCTGCTCGACGCACCGGCGGTAGCCGCCCTTGCGACCGAGCTGGGTTACCCGAGCGACGCAGCACGCGTCATCGCGCGGGCCGACGAAGTGCTCAAACGCGAAGACCACGCGGCCTTCGTCGCGACGCTGGGCGATGCGGTGCTGGGCTGGGGACACGCCTATGTGTGCTACCTGATCGAGAGCGAGCCCTACGTCGAAATCGGCGGGCTGGTCGTCAGCACGCATGCACGTGGCGCGGGCGTCGGCACGAAACTGGTCGAAGCCATCGCCGGCTGGGCACGCACGCAAGGGGTCGATGCCCTGCGCGTACGCTCGCAGATCAAACGCGAAGCGGCCCACGCCTTCTACCGCAAGCGCGGCTTCGTTGAACGCAAGACGCAGCTCACCTTTGTGCGGCCACTCGCCAAGCACGACTGA
- a CDS encoding ion channel has protein sequence MFKLLLVAGGGFVSNFAIQIAAGVLIVRMVNGPGTRWLARKRLSGAIKTLSAVSFSLLLTFFIQIAIWAGIFRALHQFDDMETAVYHSAVNFATLGYGDIVMQAPWRILGPLEAICGNLTLGIAVGVLVSALRVIQGTER, from the coding sequence ATGTTCAAGCTCCTGCTTGTCGCCGGCGGCGGCTTCGTCTCGAACTTTGCGATCCAGATCGCTGCCGGGGTGCTGATTGTCCGCATGGTCAATGGCCCTGGTACCCGCTGGCTGGCCCGCAAACGGCTGAGCGGCGCGATCAAGACGCTGTCGGCGGTGAGCTTCTCGTTGCTGCTGACCTTCTTCATACAGATCGCGATCTGGGCCGGCATCTTCCGCGCGCTGCACCAGTTCGACGACATGGAAACCGCGGTCTACCACTCCGCGGTGAACTTCGCGACGCTCGGCTATGGCGACATCGTGATGCAGGCGCCGTGGCGCATCCTCGGCCCGCTCGAAGCGATCTGCGGCAACCTCACATTGGGTATCGCGGTGGGTGTGCTGGTCAGTGCCCTGCGGGTGATCCAGGGCACCGAGCGTTGA
- a CDS encoding ABC transporter permease subunit, which translates to MLAFLLKRLAVVVPTFIGITLLVFSLIRMIPGDPVEALSGERGMEPERYARLMHEFGLDRPLPVQYFEFVGRALKGDLGYSIVSHEPVLREFLDRFPATFELALCAILFAMLIGIPAGMLAAVKRNTPIDYGVMGVSLAGYSMPIFWWALLLILFFSVQLGWTPVSGRLDILFDPPRVTGLMLVDAWLSGEEGAFRSAASHLILPTLALGTIPLATLARMTRSAMLEVLREDYIRAARAKGLSPFRVVVKHALRNALIPVVTVLGLQVGVLMGGAVLTETIFAWPGIGKWLIEAIHRRDYPVVQGGILLIATLVIVVNLVVDLLYGIINPRIRHPR; encoded by the coding sequence ATGCTCGCCTTCCTCCTCAAACGCCTCGCCGTCGTGGTCCCGACCTTCATCGGGATCACGCTGCTGGTCTTCTCGCTGATCCGCATGATCCCCGGCGACCCGGTCGAGGCGCTGTCCGGCGAGCGCGGCATGGAGCCGGAGCGCTATGCACGGCTGATGCATGAGTTCGGGCTGGATCGCCCGCTGCCGGTGCAGTACTTCGAATTCGTCGGGCGCGCGCTGAAGGGCGATCTGGGCTACTCGATCGTCAGCCATGAGCCGGTGCTGCGCGAGTTCCTCGACCGCTTCCCGGCCACCTTCGAACTGGCCTTGTGCGCGATCCTCTTCGCGATGCTGATCGGCATCCCGGCGGGCATGCTCGCGGCAGTCAAGCGCAACACGCCGATCGACTACGGCGTGATGGGCGTGTCGCTCGCCGGTTATTCGATGCCGATCTTCTGGTGGGCGCTGCTGCTGATCCTGTTCTTCTCGGTACAGCTGGGCTGGACGCCGGTGTCCGGCCGCCTCGACATCCTGTTCGACCCGCCCAGGGTCACCGGGCTGATGCTGGTCGATGCATGGCTGTCGGGCGAGGAAGGGGCATTCCGCTCCGCAGCGTCGCACCTGATCCTGCCAACCCTCGCGCTCGGCACGATCCCGCTCGCCACGCTCGCCCGCATGACACGCAGCGCCATGCTCGAAGTGCTGCGCGAAGACTACATCCGCGCCGCGCGCGCCAAGGGGCTCTCGCCCTTCAGGGTGGTGGTGAAGCACGCGCTGCGCAATGCGCTGATCCCGGTGGTCACCGTGCTGGGCCTGCAGGTGGGTGTGCTGATGGGCGGCGCGGTGCTGACCGAAACCATCTTCGCCTGGCCCGGCATCGGCAAGTGGCTGATCGAGGCGATCCACCGCCGCGACTACCCGGTCGTGCAGGGCGGCATTCTGCTGATCGCGACGCTGGTGATCGTCGTCAATCTGGTCGTGGATCTGCTCTACGGCATCATCAACCCACGCATCCGGCATCCGCGATGA
- a CDS encoding dipeptide ABC transporter ATP-binding protein, with protein sequence MSALLFEATALTKHYLVPQGPFRPKAVVRALDGVSFGVRAGHTLAVVGESGCGKSTLARQITMLESPTSGHLALEGIALEGASKTDLLRLRPKVQMVFQNPYASLNPRKRIGSILEEPLKIHTRLTAAERSERAREMMARVGLRPEHYGRYPHMFSGGQRQRIAIARALMTQPGLVVADEPVSALDVSIQAQVLNLLMDLQRDTGVAYVFISHNLSVVEHIADEVMVMYLGRVVEQGPTRVVFDTPRHPYTRALLAATPRLDPAERGQRVSVIGEPPSPLAPPPGCAYAGRCPLAQARCTAEVPLLRDVGGLRVACHFAETAD encoded by the coding sequence ATGAGTGCGCTGCTGTTCGAAGCGACGGCCCTCACCAAACACTACCTTGTGCCGCAGGGGCCGTTCCGCCCGAAGGCGGTCGTGCGCGCCCTCGACGGCGTCAGTTTCGGCGTGCGTGCCGGCCACACCCTTGCGGTGGTAGGCGAATCGGGCTGCGGCAAGAGCACGCTGGCGCGCCAGATCACGATGCTCGAATCGCCGACCTCGGGGCATCTCGCACTGGAAGGCATCGCACTCGAAGGGGCATCGAAAACCGACCTGTTGCGCCTGCGCCCGAAGGTGCAGATGGTTTTCCAGAACCCGTACGCCAGCCTGAATCCGCGCAAGCGCATCGGCAGCATCCTCGAGGAGCCCCTGAAGATCCATACCCGCCTCACCGCGGCGGAGCGCAGCGAGCGGGCGCGCGAGATGATGGCCCGCGTCGGCCTGCGGCCGGAGCACTATGGCCGCTATCCGCACATGTTTTCAGGCGGGCAGCGCCAGCGCATCGCGATCGCCCGCGCGCTGATGACGCAACCGGGTCTGGTGGTGGCGGACGAGCCGGTTTCCGCGCTCGACGTATCGATCCAGGCGCAGGTATTGAACCTGCTGATGGATCTGCAACGCGATACCGGGGTGGCGTATGTGTTCATCTCGCACAACCTGTCGGTCGTCGAGCACATTGCCGATGAAGTGATGGTGATGTACCTGGGGCGGGTGGTGGAACAGGGACCGACGCGGGTGGTGTTCGACACGCCTCGCCACCCCTATACCCGGGCCTTGCTGGCCGCGACGCCGCGGCTCGACCCTGCTGAACGCGGTCAGCGCGTGTCAGTGATCGGCGAGCCGCCGTCGCCGCTGGCACCACCGCCGGGCTGCGCCTATGCCGGTCGCTGCCCGCTGGCGCAAGCCCGCTGCACGGCCGAAGTGCCGCTGCTGCGCGATGTTGGCGGCCTCCGCGTGGCGTGTCACTTTGCCGAAACGGCAGACTGA
- a CDS encoding oligopeptide/dipeptide ABC transporter ATP-binding protein, which translates to MALLDVRNLQVQFGAADQPLRAVDGLDLSIDAGEVVGLVGESGSGKSVASLALMGLIDPPGRVEAERLQFDGRDLLAMRPAQRRQLLGRDIAMIFQDPATSLNPCFTIGDQIVETLAVHEGGSRRALRARALDLLRQVEIPDAERRLDAYPHQISGGMSQRVMIAMAIACNPRLLVADEPTTALDVTVQSQVLQLLLRLQRERGMALLLITHDLAVVAEVAQRVVVMYAGQVMEHGEVPAIFRTPQHPYTQALLDALPEHNRGSARLQSLPGVVPGQFDRPGGCLLAPRCRYADANCRATRPALVSDGANRVRCHYPLGVAAAAAEAIDRPPETAR; encoded by the coding sequence ATGGCGCTTCTCGACGTACGCAATCTCCAGGTGCAGTTCGGCGCGGCTGACCAGCCCCTGCGCGCGGTGGACGGGCTCGACCTGTCGATCGACGCGGGCGAAGTGGTCGGGCTGGTCGGCGAATCCGGCTCCGGCAAGAGCGTCGCGTCGCTGGCGCTGATGGGCCTGATCGATCCGCCCGGCCGTGTGGAGGCCGAACGCCTGCAATTCGATGGCCGCGACCTGCTCGCGATGCGCCCGGCGCAGCGGCGCCAATTGCTCGGCCGCGACATTGCGATGATCTTCCAGGACCCGGCCACCAGCCTCAACCCCTGTTTCACGATCGGCGACCAGATCGTCGAAACGCTGGCGGTGCACGAAGGCGGTTCGCGCCGCGCCCTGCGGGCGCGTGCGCTGGACCTGCTGCGTCAGGTCGAGATCCCCGATGCCGAGCGCCGCCTTGATGCGTATCCGCACCAGATTTCGGGCGGCATGAGCCAGCGCGTCATGATCGCCATGGCGATCGCCTGCAACCCGCGCCTGCTGGTCGCCGATGAACCGACCACCGCGCTCGATGTGACGGTGCAATCGCAGGTGCTGCAACTGCTGCTGCGTCTGCAGCGCGAGCGCGGCATGGCCCTGCTGCTGATCACCCACGACCTGGCCGTCGTTGCCGAGGTGGCGCAACGGGTGGTGGTGATGTACGCCGGGCAAGTCATGGAGCACGGCGAGGTGCCCGCCATCTTCCGCACCCCTCAGCATCCCTACACCCAGGCCCTGCTCGACGCCCTGCCGGAACACAACCGCGGCAGCGCGCGGCTGCAGAGCCTGCCCGGGGTGGTGCCGGGTCAGTTCGACCGCCCCGGCGGTTGCCTGCTGGCACCACGCTGCCGCTACGCCGACGCCAATTGCCGGGCAACACGCCCCGCGCTTGTTTCGGACGGCGCAAACAGGGTCCGCTGCCACTATCCGCTCGGCGTTGCGGCGGCCGCCGCCGAAGCCATCGATCGCCCGCCGGAGACCGCCCGATGA
- the yedF gene encoding sulfurtransferase-like selenium metabolism protein YedF, with protein sequence MPSNPYAGTVIVVGNDGLGHGDDTLRRKVIVTYFRALFESGNLPKAILFYTRGVLLSADDSPCLAELKALEEAGVPLILCRTCLEYFNLMDRVAVGEIGNMLNVIEAQGAAEKVITL encoded by the coding sequence TCGGCAACGACGGCCTCGGCCACGGCGACGACACACTGCGCCGCAAGGTGATCGTCACCTACTTCCGCGCGCTGTTCGAGAGCGGCAACCTGCCCAAGGCGATCCTGTTCTACACCCGCGGCGTGCTGCTCTCGGCCGACGATTCGCCCTGCCTCGCCGAACTCAAGGCGCTGGAGGAAGCGGGTGTACCGCTGATCCTCTGCCGCACCTGCCTCGAATACTTCAACCTGATGGACCGTGTCGCCGTCGGCGAGATCGGCAACATGCTGAACGTGATCGAGGCGCAGGGCGCGGCAGAAAAGGTCATCACCCTCTGA
- a CDS encoding GNAT family N-acetyltransferase: MPTAANKWIALRPPTPADIPQLADAIRRSTRLHRPWSHIEASHEALTAWVARSQSASFQALLAQDRASGAPIAVFNLSQIIYGAFCNAYLGYYAMASHAGRGWTRAALPLVLDVAFRQLKLHRLEANIQPQNAASIALVSGAGFRLEGFSPRYLKIGGRWRDHARYAITAEEWAVRRRTHRPPTPKAV; encoded by the coding sequence ATGCCGACCGCGGCCAACAAGTGGATCGCCCTACGCCCGCCCACCCCAGCCGACATTCCGCAGCTCGCCGACGCGATCCGGCGCAGCACCCGTCTGCATCGCCCCTGGAGCCACATCGAGGCAAGCCATGAAGCCTTGACCGCTTGGGTCGCCCGATCCCAGTCGGCCAGTTTCCAGGCCCTGCTTGCGCAGGACCGTGCCAGCGGCGCACCGATTGCCGTGTTCAACCTCAGCCAGATCATTTACGGCGCGTTCTGCAACGCCTATCTCGGCTATTACGCCATGGCGAGTCACGCCGGACGCGGCTGGACACGCGCCGCGCTGCCACTGGTGCTCGACGTCGCCTTCCGCCAGCTCAAGCTGCATCGGCTCGAAGCCAATATCCAGCCACAGAACGCCGCGTCGATCGCGCTGGTGTCCGGCGCCGGATTCCGCCTCGAAGGCTTCTCGCCGCGATACCTGAAGATCGGCGGTCGCTGGCGCGACCACGCCCGCTATGCGATCACCGCGGAAGAATGGGCCGTGCGGCGCCGCACACATCGGCCACCCACCCCCAAGGCCGTGTGA
- a CDS encoding lysophospholipid acyltransferase family protein, translated as MNTFFRLLGHLPLFVLHLFGTAIGLLVWAVSASYRRTLSANLSQALGHRAPLGACLVNAIEAGKGAFETAWVWTRPQSALARAVRSTSGYEAVGAALAAGRGILFVTPHLGCFEISAQYYAALSGPITVLFRPPRKNVLAPLMDAGRNRGRMRAVPADAGGVRQLLKSLKAGEAIGILPDQVPREGEGVWAEFFGRPAYSMTLAARMAGTGGSAAFIAFARRLSWGRGFHLHIEPLDLPDAPLPQRVAALNAALERQILSSPAQYLWGYNRYKCPPGVSPPTTAPAPAEVVR; from the coding sequence ATGAACACCTTCTTCCGCCTGCTCGGCCACCTGCCCCTGTTCGTATTGCACCTGTTCGGCACGGCCATCGGCCTGCTCGTCTGGGCGGTGTCCGCCAGCTATCGCCGCACCCTCTCCGCCAACCTGTCGCAAGCGCTCGGCCACCGCGCGCCGCTTGGCGCATGCCTGGTGAATGCGATCGAAGCCGGCAAAGGCGCCTTCGAAACCGCCTGGGTCTGGACGCGGCCGCAGTCAGCGCTGGCCCGCGCGGTGCGATCAACCAGTGGGTATGAAGCGGTCGGCGCGGCATTGGCGGCGGGCCGCGGCATCCTCTTCGTCACGCCGCATCTGGGCTGTTTCGAAATCTCGGCGCAGTACTACGCCGCGCTCAGCGGCCCGATCACCGTGCTGTTCCGGCCGCCGCGCAAGAACGTGCTGGCACCGCTGATGGACGCCGGACGCAACCGCGGCCGCATGAGGGCCGTTCCGGCCGATGCCGGTGGCGTGCGCCAGTTGCTGAAGTCACTGAAAGCGGGCGAAGCGATCGGCATCCTGCCCGATCAGGTGCCGCGCGAAGGCGAAGGCGTATGGGCCGAGTTCTTCGGCCGCCCCGCCTACAGCATGACGCTCGCAGCACGGATGGCCGGCACCGGCGGCTCGGCCGCATTCATCGCCTTTGCCCGTCGCCTTTCCTGGGGACGCGGATTCCACCTGCACATCGAACCGCTGGACCTGCCCGATGCGCCGCTGCCGCAGCGTGTCGCCGCGCTCAACGCAGCGCTCGAGCGGCAGATCCTGTCCAGCCCGGCGCAGTACCTGTGGGGTTACAACCGCTACAAATGTCCGCCAGGCGTAAGCCCCCCAACCACCGCCCCGGCGCCCGCGGAGGTCGTGCGATGA
- the metK gene encoding methionine adenosyltransferase: MSNDFLFTSESVSEGHPDKVSDQISDAILDAIFTQDKHARVAAETLCNTGLVVLAGEITTHANVDYIQVARDTIKRIGYDNTEYGIDYKGCAVLVAYDKQSPDIAQGVDHASDDYLNTGAGDQGLMFGYACDETPQLMPAPIYYAHRLVQRQSELRKDGRLQWLRPDAKSQVTFRYVDGKPHSIDTVVLSTQHAPDITQEMIREAVIEDIIKGVIPAELLKDTKYLVNPTGRFVIGGPQGDCGLTGRKIIVDTYGGACPHGGGAFSGKDPTKVDRSAAYAARYVAKNVVAAGLARQCQVQVSYAIGVAKPINVTVYTEGTGVIPDEQIAKLVQEHFDLRPKGIINMLDLLRPIYEKTAAYGHFGRDEPEFTWEATDKAEALRAAAGR; this comes from the coding sequence ATGAGCAACGATTTCCTCTTCACCTCCGAGTCGGTCTCCGAAGGCCATCCGGACAAGGTTTCGGACCAGATCTCCGATGCCATCCTCGATGCGATCTTCACGCAGGACAAACATGCCCGCGTGGCGGCCGAGACGCTGTGCAACACCGGCCTCGTGGTGCTGGCGGGCGAGATCACGACGCACGCGAACGTCGACTACATCCAGGTTGCGCGCGACACGATCAAGCGCATCGGCTACGACAACACCGAATACGGCATCGACTACAAGGGCTGCGCGGTGCTGGTGGCCTATGACAAGCAGAGCCCGGATATCGCCCAGGGCGTCGATCACGCCTCCGACGACTACCTGAACACCGGCGCCGGCGACCAGGGCCTGATGTTCGGCTACGCCTGCGACGAGACGCCGCAGCTGATGCCGGCGCCGATCTACTACGCACACCGCCTGGTGCAGCGTCAGTCTGAGCTGCGCAAGGACGGCCGCCTGCAGTGGCTGCGCCCGGACGCCAAGAGCCAGGTCACCTTCCGCTATGTCGACGGCAAGCCGCATTCGATCGACACGGTGGTGCTGTCGACCCAGCACGCACCGGACATCACGCAGGAAATGATCCGGGAAGCGGTGATCGAGGACATCATCAAGGGCGTCATTCCGGCGGAACTGCTGAAGGACACCAAGTACCTGGTGAACCCGACGGGTCGCTTCGTCATCGGCGGCCCGCAGGGCGACTGCGGCCTCACCGGCCGCAAGATCATTGTCGATACCTACGGCGGCGCCTGCCCGCACGGCGGTGGCGCGTTCTCCGGCAAGGATCCGACCAAGGTCGACCGCTCCGCCGCCTATGCGGCGCGCTACGTTGCGAAGAACGTCGTGGCTGCCGGGCTGGCCCGCCAGTGCCAGGTGCAGGTGTCGTACGCGATCGGGGTCGCCAAGCCGATCAATGTGACCGTCTATACCGAAGGCACCGGCGTGATCCCGGACGAGCAGATCGCCAAGCTGGTACAGGAGCACTTTGACCTGCGCCCCAAGGGCATCATCAACATGCTCGACCTGCTGCGCCCGATCTACGAGAAAACCGCCGCCTACGGCCACTTCGGCCGCGACGAGCCGGAATTCACCTGGGAAGCCACCGACAAGGCCGAGGCCTTGCGCGCCGCAGCGGGTCGCTGA
- a CDS encoding lysophospholipid acyltransferase family protein → MSRLVVIFLWCFHWLPLPLQAACGNALGWLLYWVVAPRRRVTLTNLRLCFPDLSERARARMARQHFMYVARSFLERGVLWFASADRIRRLVRVEGLEHLKTVIDSGTPAILLVPHFCALDAAGTRLATEVNWVSIYSSQKNKVLERWLLHGRTRFGNQVLFSRQEGVRPVIKKLREGGYGFFYLPDQDFGPRDSIFVPFFGVQAATVPGLPRIARMARAQVLSGIIRMMPWGRGYELTIGAPWEDFPGDDEYADTLRMNQELERHVLTMPAQYYWVHKRFKTRPEGEPGFY, encoded by the coding sequence ATGAGCCGTCTGGTGGTGATCTTCCTGTGGTGCTTCCACTGGCTGCCCCTGCCGCTGCAGGCGGCCTGCGGTAACGCGCTCGGCTGGCTGCTCTACTGGGTGGTGGCTCCTCGCCGCCGTGTCACGCTCACCAACCTGCGCCTGTGCTTCCCTGATCTGTCGGAGCGCGCGCGTGCGCGGATGGCGCGGCAGCATTTCATGTACGTTGCCCGCAGTTTCCTCGAACGCGGCGTGCTGTGGTTCGCCTCCGCGGACCGGATCCGCCGTCTCGTACGCGTCGAAGGGCTGGAACACCTGAAGACGGTGATCGACAGTGGTACACCGGCGATCCTGCTGGTACCGCATTTCTGCGCGCTCGACGCGGCCGGCACCCGCCTTGCGACCGAGGTGAACTGGGTCAGCATCTACTCGTCGCAGAAGAACAAGGTGCTGGAACGCTGGCTGCTGCACGGCCGCACCCGCTTCGGCAACCAGGTGCTGTTCTCGCGCCAGGAAGGCGTGCGCCCGGTGATCAAGAAGCTGCGCGAGGGCGGGTATGGCTTCTTCTACCTGCCGGATCAGGATTTCGGCCCGCGCGACTCGATCTTCGTGCCCTTCTTTGGCGTGCAGGCCGCCACCGTGCCCGGCCTGCCGCGCATCGCGCGCATGGCGCGCGCCCAGGTGCTCAGCGGCATCATCCGCATGATGCCGTGGGGGCGCGGTTACGAACTGACGATAGGTGCGCCGTGGGAGGACTTTCCCGGCGACGACGAATACGCCGATACGCTGCGCATGAATCAGGAACTGGAGCGCCACGTGCTGACCATGCCGGCGCAGTATTACTGGGTGCACAAGCGCTTCAAGACCCGTCCGGAAGGCGAACCCGGGTTCTACTGA
- a CDS encoding ABC transporter permease subunit, with protein MTPQQPPHPMLELWRDFARNPGAVGGLVVVLLLVVCALFAEWLAPHSPIEQFRDTVLAPPAWAAGGHSEFPLGTDPVGRDLLSRLIFGARLSLGIGLVSVSLSLGFGILLGLVAGFSRGWVGTAVMRLMDILLALPSLLLAVAVVAVLGPGLINAMYAIALVLLPHYVRLTRAAVIAERDKEYVLASRIAGAGTLRLMFITVLPNCLAPLIVQATLGFSTAILDAAALGFLGLGAQPPASEWGAMLASAMEFIQSAWWVVTFPGIAIFVTVLAFNLMGDGLRDALDPRLKR; from the coding sequence ATGACGCCACAACAACCGCCGCATCCAATGCTGGAACTCTGGCGCGATTTCGCGCGCAACCCCGGTGCCGTGGGCGGCCTCGTCGTCGTGCTCTTGCTCGTCGTTTGCGCGCTGTTCGCCGAATGGCTGGCGCCGCACTCGCCGATCGAACAGTTCCGCGACACGGTGCTCGCGCCGCCCGCGTGGGCCGCCGGCGGTCATTCGGAGTTCCCACTCGGCACCGATCCGGTTGGGCGCGATCTGCTGTCACGACTCATCTTCGGCGCGCGCCTCTCGCTGGGCATTGGTCTGGTGTCGGTGTCGCTGTCGCTTGGCTTCGGCATCCTGCTCGGTCTGGTGGCCGGGTTTTCGCGCGGCTGGGTTGGCACCGCGGTAATGCGCCTGATGGACATCCTGCTCGCGCTACCTTCGCTGCTGCTGGCGGTCGCCGTGGTGGCGGTGCTCGGGCCGGGCCTGATCAACGCGATGTACGCGATCGCGCTGGTGCTGCTGCCGCACTATGTGCGCCTGACCCGCGCGGCGGTGATCGCGGAACGCGACAAGGAATACGTGCTCGCCTCGCGCATCGCAGGCGCCGGTACGCTACGACTGATGTTCATCACGGTGCTGCCGAACTGTCTCGCGCCACTGATCGTGCAGGCAACCCTTGGGTTTTCCACTGCAATCCTCGACGCGGCGGCACTCGGCTTTCTCGGCCTCGGCGCGCAGCCGCCGGCCTCCGAATGGGGCGCGATGCTGGCGAGCGCGATGGAGTTCATTCAGTCCGCGTGGTGGGTCGTCACCTTTCCGGGCATCGCAATCTTCGTCACGGTGCTGGCCTTCAACCTGATGGGGGACGGGCTGCGCGACGCGCTGGACCCAAGACTGAAACGATGA
- the ilvA gene encoding threonine ammonia-lyase, biosynthetic, with amino-acid sequence MRLAGHGSAPSLVVTDPAAILPHWRAIHAALVRTALPHRTIDCYPDRPATPRRRTPPNPTMQNDYLERILNANVYDVAIETPLELAPNMSARAHNRILLKREDMQPVFSFKIRGAYNKIAKLSAKARERGVICASAGNHAQGVALSAAKMGIRAVIVMPATTPAIKVDAVRARGGEVVLHGTSYDEAYGHAKELEQAEKLTFVHPFDDPDVIAGQGTIGMEILRQHPKPIHAVFCAIGGGGLIAGVAAYIKRLRPETKIIGVETYDADAMARSLAAGERVRLDHVGLFADGTAVKLVGEETFRLCKDLVDEVILVDTDAICAAIKDVFEDTRSILEPSGALAIAGAKAYAAQHKLRDKTLVAVASGANTNFDRLRFVAERAEIGEQREAVLAVTIPEKAGSFRKFCTLLGNRNITEFNYRYGDSDTAHVFVGVQVHSRAESLKLVETLRRHDLDTLDLTDDEMAKLHVRHMVGGHAPAADHERVLRFIFPERPGALMTFLNHMRSDWNISLFHYRNHGADYGRVLVGIQVPPQDDAEFSAFLDKLGYEYVDETSNPAYKMFLG; translated from the coding sequence ATGCGTCTTGCTGGGCATGGCAGTGCGCCATCTCTGGTGGTGACGGATCCTGCGGCCATTCTGCCGCATTGGCGAGCGATCCACGCTGCGCTTGTCCGCACTGCCTTGCCGCACCGCACGATCGACTGCTACCCTGACCGACCCGCCACCCCCCGGCGGCGAACACCACCGAATCCGACCATGCAGAACGACTACCTTGAACGCATCCTGAACGCCAACGTCTACGACGTTGCCATCGAAACCCCGCTGGAGCTGGCGCCGAACATGTCGGCGCGTGCGCACAACCGCATCCTGCTCAAGCGTGAAGACATGCAGCCGGTGTTCTCGTTCAAGATTCGCGGCGCCTACAACAAGATTGCGAAGCTCTCTGCCAAGGCGCGTGAGCGCGGCGTGATCTGCGCCTCGGCGGGCAACCACGCGCAGGGCGTTGCGTTGTCGGCCGCCAAGATGGGCATCCGCGCGGTGATCGTGATGCCGGCCACGACACCGGCGATAAAGGTCGATGCAGTGCGCGCGCGCGGCGGTGAGGTGGTGCTGCACGGCACCTCATACGACGAGGCCTACGGCCACGCGAAAGAGCTGGAGCAAGCGGAGAAGCTGACCTTCGTGCATCCGTTCGACGATCCGGACGTGATCGCCGGCCAGGGCACGATCGGCATGGAGATCCTGCGTCAGCACCCAAAGCCGATCCACGCGGTGTTCTGCGCGATCGGCGGCGGGGGGCTGATCGCCGGCGTAGCCGCCTACATCAAGCGCCTGCGTCCGGAGACGAAGATCATCGGCGTCGAAACCTATGATGCCGACGCGATGGCGCGCTCCTTGGCTGCCGGTGAGCGGGTCCGGCTCGACCACGTCGGCCTCTTCGCTGACGGCACCGCGGTGAAGCTGGTTGGCGAAGAGACCTTCCGCCTCTGCAAGGATCTGGTCGACGAGGTGATCCTGGTCGACACCGACGCGATCTGCGCGGCGATCAAGGATGTGTTCGAAGACACCCGCTCGATCCTGGAACCCTCCGGCGCGCTCGCGATCGCCGGCGCCAAGGCTTACGCCGCGCAGCACAAGCTGCGCGACAAGACGCTGGTGGCGGTGGCATCAGGCGCCAACACCAATTTCGACCGCCTGCGCTTCGTCGCCGAGCGCGCCGAGATCGGCGAGCAGCGTGAAGCCGTGCTGGCGGTGACGATTCCCGAGAAGGCCGGTAGCTTCCGCAAGTTCTGCACCCTGCTCGGCAACCGCAACATCACCGAATTCAACTACCGCTACGGCGACAGCGATACCGCGCACGTCTTCGTCGGGGTGCAGGTGCATTCGCGCGCCGAATCCCTGAAGCTCGTCGAAACCCTTCGCCGCCACGATCTCGACACGCTCGATCTCACCGACGACGAGATGGCCAAGCTGCATGTGCGCCACATGGTTGGCGGCCACGCGCCGGCCGCGGATCACGAACGCGTGCTGCGCTTCATCTTCCCGGAGCGGCCGGGCGCGCTGATGACCTTCTTGAACCACATGCGTTCGGACTGGAACATCTCGCTGTTCCACTACCGTAACCACGGCGCGGATTACGGCCGCGTACTGGTAGGCATCCAGGTACCGCCACAGGACGACGCGGAGTTCTCGGCCTTCCTCGACAAGCTCGGCTACGAGTACGTCGACGAGACCAGCAACCCCGCCTACAAGATGTTCCTCGGCTAG